One Acidobacteriota bacterium genomic region harbors:
- a CDS encoding HD domain-containing protein, with protein sequence MHRNYRDPLHNIISLNESVRDDKLIVDLIDSAEFQRLRRIKQLGLALFTYQGAEHSRFTHSIGVMHLMTRALNWLSQQHQISEEARVVGRAGALLHDLGHGPFSHVMEKVFRFHHEDWSRQIILETSTEVNAILRNYDSELPVKLAALYQHNYKPAFISQLVSSQLDCDRMDYLLRDSLMTGAKYGIYDLEWVLHALKIDETSDRVYVEAKGLYAVEEYLQARYYMFRQVYFHRTLRSAEVVLVSTLNRARELMEQNALGFRIAGSIFEKMLRGESVTTNEYLQLDDTDVTFHLKQWMRDKDAILADLAQRFIHRKLFKALDIHFADDAADEFWTRAAKTTAKAGFDPQYYLITDRAGDVPYYNFYSTVGVAPESLIYIESDGAQPTIKEISEVSELVSGMRGYQINRVCFPMELADEISQIAKECATRKK encoded by the coding sequence ATGCACAGAAATTATCGCGACCCGTTGCACAACATCATTTCGCTCAATGAAAGCGTTCGCGATGACAAGCTCATTGTTGATTTGATTGATTCAGCCGAGTTTCAACGCTTGCGCCGCATCAAACAACTGGGGCTGGCGCTGTTTACCTATCAGGGCGCTGAACACAGTCGCTTTACGCATTCCATCGGCGTCATGCATTTAATGACCCGCGCGCTCAACTGGTTATCACAACAGCATCAAATCAGTGAAGAGGCTCGCGTCGTCGGGCGCGCCGGCGCATTGCTTCACGATTTGGGGCACGGCCCTTTTTCTCATGTCATGGAAAAAGTTTTTCGCTTCCATCACGAAGACTGGTCACGACAAATCATTCTTGAAACCAGTACCGAAGTGAATGCCATTTTGCGAAATTATGATTCCGAGCTTCCCGTAAAACTCGCCGCGCTTTATCAACACAATTATAAACCGGCGTTTATTTCGCAACTGGTGTCATCGCAACTTGATTGTGACCGCATGGATTATTTACTGCGCGACAGTTTGATGACCGGCGCGAAATACGGCATTTACGACCTTGAATGGGTTTTGCACGCCCTCAAAATTGATGAAACCTCTGACCGCGTTTATGTCGAAGCCAAAGGGCTTTATGCGGTCGAAGAATATTTGCAGGCGCGTTATTACATGTTTCGTCAGGTCTATTTTCATCGCACCCTGCGTTCTGCCGAGGTTGTCCTGGTATCAACCCTCAACCGCGCCCGCGAATTGATGGAACAAAATGCTCTGGGGTTTCGCATCGCGGGTTCTATTTTTGAAAAGATGTTGCGCGGTGAAAGCGTGACGACCAATGAATACCTGCAACTCGATGACACCGATGTTACCTTCCATTTGAAACAATGGATGCGTGACAAAGATGCGATTCTTGCAGACCTTGCCCAACGCTTCATTCATCGAAAACTTTTCAAAGCGCTGGATATTCATTTTGCCGATGATGCCGCCGACGAATTCTGGACGAGGGCTGCAAAGACAACCGCAAAAGCCGGTTTTGACCCGCAATATTATTTGATAACTGATCGCGCCGGCGATGTGCCTTATTATAATTTCTATTCGACGGTTGGCGTCGCGCCGGAAAGTTTAATTTATATTGAATCCGATGGCGCTCAACCGACCATCAAAGAAATCAGTGAAGTCTCGGAACTGGTAAGCGGGATGCGCGGTTATCAAATCAACCGCGTCTGTTTTCCGATGGAGCTTGCCGATGAAATTTCTCAAATCGCCAAAGAGTGTGCGACCCGCAAAAAGTAA
- a CDS encoding YncE family protein yields the protein MKARPLTVRRLVLLALFAFLLTASSLIRPRQFVVTAQTVAPQGTLVELSLDDGQPECAAGTGDLLNGKNFGWANKLTPTVYPATLRTITIGFQRNIPDREVKRDALYRIVVYADPENDGPAQEQTPLAAFTGRVRGTESFMTFNLVTPVTIDAGSFVVGAIDDDGFGPLPAMVDIPGKSAQPGTESYLSFDGGVHWRTQASIFGSLPNCTGGAGSAAGSWLIRATIETGTAETPTITKIKDPAAVEPWAVAVSANGAEAFVANYVSDNLTIVKTSDNSFINVPVGDGTGGAPDGPYGIAVDAANNLYVTLFGSNTILTKEFPIDYATVAAGRVAVLSKQANGTYAQTFINVGKGPKTPALGMIDGTAKLYVPCGGDGRVDVINTATKTKIREIAVGVDPSSCTFSLGNSKLYVTNAGDGTISVIDTHTDTKIKDIVLPDTAPPAPGLPPLPALKNPVAATVSPTNGNLYVAFNDAAANPNGAIVEIDTCSDSFLRFVIDPATVGTPAGSAGATGIAAPTAPLTRNTTSGLTNEAGGGGGGIFGIASFLTDKNSEIVFTNDGLGIIGVIDSRIDQIVTAPAIAAANCPKLRGLATRTELLTAAGNPNQITGYKLTSFVACGQPDSSLLIVSVPSLRENIATVPVIDSLELGKKQILVKGKGFAQGTRLEVVDPASGICLSFTKAAHVNLEGTEIVQKAIVTDGRKARAVIPKGTRSPIRIINPDGTVRVYFPQ from the coding sequence ATGAAAGCACGTCCCCTCACTGTGCGCAGGTTGGTTTTGCTTGCGCTGTTTGCCTTTTTGTTGACCGCTTCGTCGCTCATTCGACCCAGACAATTTGTAGTGACTGCACAAACGGTCGCGCCGCAAGGAACCCTCGTTGAACTCAGCCTTGATGACGGGCAACCGGAATGCGCCGCCGGAACCGGCGACCTGCTTAACGGAAAAAATTTCGGCTGGGCAAATAAACTGACGCCGACCGTTTACCCTGCGACTTTGCGCACCATCACTATCGGTTTTCAACGCAACATTCCAGACCGCGAAGTCAAACGCGATGCGCTCTATCGCATAGTGGTTTATGCCGACCCTGAAAATGACGGACCCGCACAGGAGCAAACGCCGCTTGCCGCCTTTACCGGTCGCGTGCGTGGCACAGAGAGTTTTATGACTTTCAATCTGGTAACGCCCGTTACCATTGATGCGGGCAGTTTCGTGGTCGGCGCAATCGACGACGATGGATTTGGGCCATTGCCTGCGATGGTGGACATCCCAGGTAAATCCGCGCAGCCCGGAACCGAATCTTATTTGTCATTTGATGGCGGCGTACACTGGCGAACCCAGGCATCGATATTCGGCAGTTTGCCAAATTGCACAGGCGGAGCGGGCAGCGCCGCCGGTAGCTGGTTGATTCGCGCCACCATCGAAACCGGCACTGCCGAAACCCCAACCATCACCAAAATCAAAGACCCTGCGGCAGTCGAACCCTGGGCGGTGGCGGTGAGCGCGAATGGCGCAGAAGCCTTCGTCGCCAATTATGTTTCCGATAATCTCACCATCGTTAAAACCAGCGACAATAGCTTTATCAATGTTCCGGTAGGCGATGGCACGGGCGGCGCGCCCGATGGTCCTTATGGTATTGCCGTTGATGCAGCGAACAATTTATATGTGACTTTGTTCGGGTCAAACACCATTTTGACCAAAGAATTTCCGATTGATTATGCAACCGTTGCAGCGGGGCGAGTCGCCGTTTTGTCGAAGCAGGCAAATGGCACCTACGCGCAAACCTTCATCAACGTTGGGAAGGGACCGAAAACGCCTGCGCTCGGTATGATTGATGGAACCGCAAAACTTTATGTGCCGTGTGGCGGTGATGGTCGCGTCGATGTGATTAACACGGCGACGAAAACCAAAATCCGCGAAATCGCGGTTGGCGTTGATCCGTCGAGTTGCACATTTTCGCTCGGCAACAGCAAACTCTATGTGACCAATGCCGGTGATGGCACGATTTCGGTGATTGACACGCACACCGATACCAAAATCAAAGATATTGTGCTTCCTGACACTGCGCCGCCCGCGCCGGGACTTCCACCTTTGCCCGCATTAAAAAATCCGGTAGCGGCAACGGTTTCGCCTACGAATGGCAACCTCTATGTCGCATTCAATGATGCAGCCGCAAATCCCAACGGCGCGATTGTTGAAATTGATACCTGTAGCGATAGCTTTCTGCGATTTGTCATAGACCCGGCGACCGTGGGGACACCCGCAGGCAGCGCGGGCGCAACCGGAATTGCCGCGCCAACCGCGCCGCTCACGCGCAACACGACGAGCGGACTCACGAATGAAGCCGGTGGTGGCGGCGGTGGCATTTTTGGCATCGCTTCATTTTTAACCGATAAGAACAGCGAAATCGTTTTCACCAATGATGGATTGGGGATTATCGGGGTCATCGATTCGCGCATTGATCAAATAGTTACCGCTCCGGCAATCGCTGCGGCAAATTGTCCGAAACTGCGCGGCTTGGCAACGCGCACTGAACTCCTCACGGCTGCGGGAAATCCCAATCAAATTACCGGCTATAAACTCACGTCGTTTGTTGCCTGCGGACAACCTGATAGTTCCCTGTTGATTGTGAGTGTCCCGTCACTGCGTGAAAACATCGCCACCGTTCCGGTGATTGACTCACTGGAACTTGGCAAAAAACAAATCCTTGTCAAAGGCAAAGGTTTCGCGCAGGGCACGCGGCTCGAAGTTGTTGACCCGGCATCGGGCATCTGTTTGTCATTTACCAAAGCGGCGCACGTGAATCTCGAAGGCACAGAGATTGTGCAAAAAGCGATTGTCACGGATGGACGCAAAGCCAGAGCGGTGATTCCGAAAGGCACCCGTTCGCCGATTCGCATCATCAACCCGGATGGCACGGTGCGCGTCTATTTTCCGCAGTAG
- a CDS encoding PEGA domain-containing protein, producing MSSAANNLSITRGRTGGRWWILAATSALLITTLVAAVIYLVTKKPATVDQVIILTNPSGAEIMLDAKSYGTTPVKIEQLKAGTYTLTITKDQYETYTEKIEISDAQPTIERKLKLEVSADMANLPPEEKIRRLQEQAEAAFARGSYLIPFEGSAFWYSQQIIDEDANNEFARAMQERIRKQRLQDSQVEYARGDFSSAMRILGSLNEYYPNDSEIRTAMARMEAQLSTKRGEVQGLVAKADAALRAGNLLDPVRANADFFARQVLAIDPQNAQARSIRQQVKDRSIEAVEQAQVRGDLEGAIRLLARVELAFADDKQVRQLKAQLVDASSRKAAEVARTNDAEYRRQEGLSKNRSGDFAGAISDLNFALINGKGSADVIFALAYSHYKLGHYTQAGEYFRQVPSSAGEQYISSIALLGEIASKQGDTDTALRRYKEARQLGGSSLFLIATLDDRIEKIENRIREKEEAPSPVGIPVKHEHGAFRGSCSGTLTVNGAGVNYNGEDAFAATLTGVSAGFSKKGLTISWAGKSITFKTTASYANQFLEALGKYQKASK from the coding sequence ATTTCATCTGCAGCAAATAATTTAAGCATTACCAGAGGTCGCACCGGTGGGCGTTGGTGGATACTTGCGGCAACCTCTGCATTACTGATAACCACACTGGTTGCAGCCGTCATTTATCTGGTAACCAAAAAACCGGCAACCGTCGATCAGGTAATTATCCTCACCAATCCGTCGGGCGCGGAAATCATGCTCGACGCGAAATCTTACGGCACCACGCCTGTAAAAATCGAACAACTCAAAGCCGGAACTTATACGCTCACCATCACCAAAGACCAATATGAAACCTATACCGAAAAGATAGAAATTTCCGATGCGCAACCGACCATCGAGCGTAAATTGAAACTCGAAGTTTCTGCCGATATGGCAAACTTGCCGCCCGAAGAAAAAATTCGCCGGTTGCAGGAACAAGCCGAAGCCGCGTTCGCTCGTGGAAGCTATCTGATTCCTTTTGAGGGCAGCGCCTTTTGGTATTCCCAGCAAATCATCGATGAAGACGCGAACAACGAATTTGCCCGCGCCATGCAGGAACGGATTCGCAAGCAGCGTTTACAGGATTCGCAAGTGGAATATGCGCGTGGCGATTTCAGTAGCGCTATGAGAATCCTCGGCAGCCTGAACGAATACTACCCCAATGATTCCGAAATTCGTACGGCAATGGCAAGGATGGAAGCGCAACTATCGACCAAACGCGGCGAGGTTCAAGGGTTGGTCGCCAAAGCCGACGCGGCTTTACGCGCGGGAAATTTACTTGACCCGGTGCGCGCCAATGCTGATTTTTTTGCCCGTCAGGTGTTAGCCATTGACCCGCAAAACGCGCAGGCTCGCAGTATTCGCCAACAGGTCAAAGACCGTTCTATTGAAGCTGTAGAACAGGCGCAGGTGCGTGGCGACCTTGAGGGCGCGATCCGATTGCTGGCGCGCGTTGAACTGGCATTTGCCGATGATAAACAGGTTCGACAATTAAAAGCCCAACTGGTGGACGCTTCGTCGCGCAAAGCCGCTGAAGTAGCCAGAACCAATGATGCTGAATATCGTCGTCAGGAAGGGTTGAGTAAAAATCGAAGCGGCGATTTTGCCGGTGCGATAAGCGATTTAAATTTTGCCTTGATAAATGGCAAAGGCTCTGCTGATGTGATTTTTGCGCTCGCCTACAGTCATTACAAACTTGGTCACTATACACAGGCGGGCGAATATTTTCGCCAGGTTCCCTCGTCGGCAGGCGAGCAATACATATCCTCTATCGCTTTACTCGGCGAGATTGCCAGCAAACAAGGTGACACGGATACGGCGTTGCGCCGCTATAAAGAAGCCCGACAACTCGGCGGCAGCAGTCTCTTTTTGATTGCGACGCTTGATGACCGGATTGAAAAAATCGAAAACCGCATACGCGAAAAAGAAGAAGCGCCATCACCTGTTGGAATTCCCGTCAAGCATGAACATGGCGCGTTTCGCGGTTCCTGTTCAGGCACCCTGACAGTTAATGGCGCGGGCGTCAATTACAACGGCGAAGATGCGTTTGCAGCAACGTTGACAGGGGTTTCCGCCGGGTTCTCCAAAAAAGGATTGACCATCAGTTGGGCAGGTAAATCCATCACCTTTAAAACCACTGCGAGCTATGCCAATCAATTTCTTGAAGCATTGGGGAAATATCAAAAAGCCAGTAAGTAA
- a CDS encoding RluA family pseudouridine synthase: MMQRIQFHIQQEEAGKRLDRFLASQLSALSRMRIANLLAGQACLVNHEPRPAGYHLAAGDFIELEFSNEVPTGMNPEAIALEILHEDEDIIVVVKPTGMLVHPNRSTKTGTLLNALAYHLNQLRIAGQAKASRELRISNEPSSLSQGEQRFATNGDLTPAPMNSAASSENAQAGINENAEAGSMPEVCRNPQFIIRPGLVHRLDRATSGVMVVAKNQRALSLLTKHFHKRKVEKRYLALVEGEVREDTGTIIAPIGHDETRKPPRRVMADGKYAETNFQVLQRLNGATLLELEPITGRTNQLRIHTAYIGHPIIGDDIYGKEVASLESGVASQKTERPADPEHRIPKFKQLTPDSRLQTPDSRLCLHAARLAFHHPVDGKWLMFNSPLPEDIRKILQQYQRVD, encoded by the coding sequence ATGATGCAACGCATTCAATTTCACATTCAACAGGAAGAGGCAGGCAAACGCCTTGATCGGTTTCTCGCGTCGCAACTCAGCGCCTTGAGCCGTATGCGGATTGCCAATCTGCTTGCCGGGCAAGCCTGTCTGGTCAACCACGAACCGCGTCCCGCCGGTTATCATCTTGCCGCCGGTGATTTCATTGAACTGGAATTCAGCAATGAAGTGCCCACGGGAATGAATCCTGAAGCCATCGCGCTTGAAATTCTTCACGAAGATGAAGACATCATCGTTGTCGTTAAGCCGACGGGAATGCTGGTGCATCCGAATCGCTCAACCAAAACCGGAACTTTACTGAACGCCCTCGCCTACCACCTGAATCAATTGCGAATTGCGGGGCAGGCTAAAGCCTCCCGCGAATTGCGGATTTCCAATGAACCGTCATCTCTCTCTCAGGGCGAGCAAAGGTTCGCTACTAATGGAGATTTAACGCCCGCACCAATGAACAGTGCTGCCTCATCTGAAAACGCTCAGGCAGGTATAAACGAAAATGCCGAAGCCGGTTCAATGCCGGAGGTCTGTCGCAATCCGCAATTCATCATTCGCCCGGGGCTGGTGCATCGGCTTGACCGCGCAACTTCGGGTGTGATGGTGGTGGCAAAAAATCAACGAGCCTTGAGTCTGCTTACCAAACATTTTCATAAACGCAAAGTCGAGAAACGTTACCTCGCATTGGTAGAAGGCGAGGTGCGGGAAGACACGGGAACGATTATTGCGCCCATCGGTCACGATGAAACGCGCAAACCGCCGCGTCGCGTGATGGCAGATGGCAAATATGCTGAAACCAATTTTCAGGTGTTGCAAAGATTGAATGGCGCGACGCTTTTGGAACTTGAACCAATAACCGGGCGCACCAACCAATTACGCATTCATACGGCTTATATCGGGCACCCGATTATCGGTGATGATATTTATGGAAAGGAAGTCGCGAGTCTGGAGTCTGGAGTCGCGAGTCAAAAAACAGAACGACCAGCAGACCCCGAACACCGGATACCTAAATTCAAGCAGTTGACTCCAGACTCGCGACTCCAGACTCCAGACTCGCGTTTATGTCTGCACGCGGCGCGGCTTGCGTTTCATCATCCGGTTGATGGCAAGTGGCTGATGTTCAATTCACCGTTGCCTGAAGATATTCGGAAGATTTTGCAGCAATATCAGCGGGTGGATTAG
- a CDS encoding NAD(P)-binding domain-containing protein → MYDLVIIGSGPSGLAAALSAKRQGLDFLIIERGELAQTVRNYPLGKSLFSTSNEVELEPGALPGDRKPTREEVLRHYETLVKNQQLNIHTNEAVESITPTAQGFIIKTSKGDYLSRTVLVAVGGFGRQRRLQVPGESDDRVAYRFVEGAGYANQDVLVVGGGNSAAEATLFLLEFDARPIWILRRAAIDLAPDPDTGASRAKIKPWVREPIEKAQAAGLIQIITSAKLLEIRPQTAVLERLDCGEQLEINCHHILALIGADPDTTLLETAGVEIAPDGRPVYNTDTYETTVPGLYVAGHITRELHMKNAIEVTPRIVDNLAAQWFAQAMG, encoded by the coding sequence ATGTACGATTTAGTGATTATCGGCAGTGGTCCATCCGGTCTTGCCGCGGCGCTTTCAGCAAAGCGACAAGGGTTGGATTTTCTAATTATCGAACGCGGCGAACTCGCCCAAACGGTGCGCAATTATCCCTTGGGCAAATCGCTGTTCTCGACTTCAAATGAAGTTGAACTTGAGCCGGGCGCGTTGCCAGGCGATAGAAAACCGACACGCGAAGAGGTTTTGCGGCATTATGAAACTCTGGTGAAAAACCAGCAGTTGAATATTCACACCAACGAGGCGGTCGAATCGATTACCCCGACCGCCCAAGGGTTTATCATCAAAACCAGCAAGGGCGATTACCTTTCGCGCACTGTGCTGGTTGCGGTTGGCGGATTCGGACGACAACGCCGATTACAGGTGCCGGGCGAGAGCGATGACCGCGTCGCCTATCGGTTTGTTGAGGGCGCGGGTTACGCGAATCAAGATGTGCTGGTGGTTGGCGGCGGCAATTCGGCTGCTGAAGCGACGCTCTTTTTATTGGAATTCGATGCCCGACCGATTTGGATATTGCGTCGCGCCGCCATTGATCTTGCGCCTGACCCGGATACCGGCGCTTCACGTGCCAAGATCAAACCCTGGGTGCGCGAACCTATCGAAAAAGCTCAAGCCGCAGGGTTGATTCAAATCATCACCTCGGCAAAGCTTCTGGAAATTCGTCCGCAAACGGCTGTACTCGAACGCCTTGATTGCGGCGAACAATTGGAAATCAATTGTCATCATATTCTCGCCCTCATTGGCGCTGACCCGGATACCACTTTATTGGAAACTGCCGGTGTGGAAATAGCGCCGGACGGGCGACCGGTTTATAATACAGACACTTACGAAACCACAGTCCCCGGATTATATGTAGCGGGACACATCACTCGCGAACTTCATATGAAGAACGCCATTGAGGTCACACCGCGAATTGTCGATAACCTGGCTGCGCAATGGTTTGCTCAGGCAATGGGTTAG
- a CDS encoding PAS domain S-box protein → MDNLSPFNLSIINLSKLELSHLNEHRETLQSILDMIPEGIFIARAPDGVPILMNRCGKELRGEIPDSMTLRDYEGYWRLEYLDGSEVPGDESPLRRALHGETVQQQPYRFYNHKGEMGYQLINAGPLRQADGTVFAIVVVFCDITEKWETQKNLQHREKQYRDSEKRYRLLFEKNLAGVYRGTLEGQIIDCNEAYAQLLGFASREEVLALNASDLYFQKAEREAFIRQLTAQGSLTNLELCLRKKDGSAVWVLANVNLIGDPGEDEPFIEETLIDITDRKVVEEALRVSEERFSKAFNASPIPMSLSHYGCFIDVNNSFLQATGYSREEVIGHTTAELGLWVDEENQRELVAHRDRHIPLKDMEARYRTKWGELRYGLFCGESIMVNGNDCFLATITDITEWKIAELALRASEERFSKAFHANPLHMAILTLQGARFVDVNESFLDHSGYRREELIGHTVDEIGLWAYPEERDNLLRLFNRQKRVKDFEVRFRKRSGEIMIGLMSVEPILLVDEPCLLTATLDITERKKQEEQLIKAQREWRTTFDAMPDSVLLTDANDRLIRANKAFFERTNLTYEEAIGRNVGRLLHPDDSFISEEFCPLCQLRATKTRGTIELPAGVVSGYPLLASIEPVFDDHGNHTATVQVFRDLTALYSAREEVEQERGSLKATIEQLADALIIFDETGKVVRANQAAQKLFGFKLEQMVSDYWINLVDGLFTDKEGRLLSRDEQPVNLILHDRIRINNQIVWYTSPKGKRLLLSKTLSPSFNEQGKLTGVVSITRDITEQYREQERLQQADKLRALGQLASGVAHNFNNALAAVIGYSQLAVRKTNDPEIQGHLRLIEQSSRDAARMVERIQNFARSRAQQDEFTIAKISDIVRDAIDITRPRWRYEAEALGLNYGVSLDWEISEELFVKCEPSELREVFINLIFNALDAMPEGGSMSISGTVNENDVTINFKDTGIGMSEEVKNRIFDPFFTTKGAAGLGMGLSESYRIVERHNGHFTVESQPHYGTTFSIILPLAILPTVESINKPAEAPAAKKHILVIDDEEIVRRALYSIFENMGHEVAQAAGRDEALQLLAGSKFDFVITDLAMPDTDGIAIAKEIKALNPETKVLLMSGYNPDRVEERIKEVGSIDGRIAKPFKFEEIRVIIQDLLNCH, encoded by the coding sequence ATGGATAATCTATCTCCCTTTAATCTCTCAATCATCAATCTGTCGAAACTGGAGCTTTCGCATTTAAATGAGCACCGCGAAACCCTGCAATCGATTTTAGATATGATACCGGAAGGCATTTTCATTGCGCGGGCGCCGGATGGTGTACCAATTTTGATGAATCGCTGCGGCAAAGAACTGCGCGGCGAAATTCCGGATTCGATGACCTTGCGCGATTATGAAGGTTATTGGCGATTGGAATATCTTGATGGCAGTGAAGTGCCCGGCGATGAATCGCCTTTGCGGCGCGCTTTACACGGCGAAACCGTTCAGCAACAGCCTTATCGGTTTTATAACCACAAAGGCGAGATGGGTTATCAACTCATCAATGCCGGACCTTTAAGACAGGCGGACGGGACAGTTTTTGCCATCGTTGTGGTTTTTTGTGATATTACGGAAAAATGGGAGACGCAAAAAAATTTACAACACCGGGAAAAACAATATCGAGATTCCGAAAAACGCTACCGCCTGTTATTTGAAAAAAATTTAGCCGGCGTCTATCGCGGGACGCTCGAAGGGCAAATCATCGATTGCAACGAAGCGTATGCCCAGTTGCTGGGATTTGCTTCGCGAGAAGAAGTGCTCGCCTTGAATGCATCCGATTTATATTTCCAAAAAGCCGAACGCGAAGCCTTTATCAGGCAACTCACGGCGCAAGGTTCGCTCACCAATCTGGAACTTTGCCTGCGAAAAAAAGATGGCAGCGCGGTCTGGGTTCTCGCCAATGTGAATTTAATCGGAGACCCCGGCGAAGATGAGCCATTCATTGAAGAGACCTTGATTGACATTACCGACAGAAAAGTGGTGGAAGAGGCTTTACGAGTTTCCGAAGAACGGTTTTCCAAAGCCTTCAATGCCAGTCCGATTCCCATGAGTTTGTCGCATTATGGGTGTTTTATTGATGTCAACAATAGCTTCCTACAGGCGACCGGCTATAGCCGTGAAGAAGTGATCGGGCATACGACCGCCGAGTTGGGCTTATGGGTTGACGAAGAAAATCAACGGGAACTGGTGGCGCATCGCGACCGCCATATTCCGCTTAAAGATATGGAAGCGCGTTACCGCACAAAATGGGGAGAGTTGCGATACGGTCTGTTTTGCGGCGAATCCATCATGGTGAATGGCAATGATTGTTTCCTGGCGACGATAACCGATATTACCGAGTGGAAAATCGCTGAACTCGCGTTGCGCGCTTCGGAAGAACGCTTTTCCAAAGCTTTTCATGCCAATCCGCTGCATATGGCAATCCTCACCTTGCAAGGCGCGCGTTTTGTTGATGTCAATGAATCCTTTCTCGACCACAGCGGTTACCGGCGCGAAGAACTGATCGGTCACACGGTAGATGAAATCGGTCTGTGGGCTTACCCGGAAGAGCGCGACAATTTGTTGCGCCTGTTTAATCGGCAGAAACGGGTTAAAGATTTTGAAGTCAGATTCCGCAAACGTTCAGGCGAAATCATGATCGGCTTGATGTCGGTTGAGCCGATTCTGCTGGTGGATGAACCCTGTTTGCTGACGGCAACGCTCGATATAACCGAGCGGAAAAAGCAGGAAGAGCAATTGATTAAAGCGCAACGCGAGTGGCGCACGACTTTTGATGCGATGCCTGATTCAGTTTTGCTCACCGATGCCAATGACCGTTTGATACGCGCCAATAAAGCGTTTTTTGAAAGAACCAATCTCACTTATGAAGAGGCTATCGGGCGCAATGTCGGCAGGCTTTTGCATCCTGACGATAGTTTTATCAGTGAAGAATTTTGCCCGCTTTGTCAGTTGCGAGCCACCAAAACGCGCGGCACCATTGAACTGCCGGCGGGCGTGGTTTCCGGCTATCCGCTGCTGGCAAGCATTGAACCGGTTTTTGATGACCACGGCAATCACACCGCCACTGTACAGGTTTTTCGCGACCTCACGGCGCTCTATTCGGCGCGGGAAGAGGTCGAACAGGAACGCGGCAGTTTAAAAGCCACCATCGAACAACTGGCTGATGCCTTAATTATTTTCGATGAAACCGGCAAGGTGGTGCGCGCCAATCAAGCCGCGCAAAAGCTATTTGGTTTCAAATTAGAGCAGATGGTTTCCGATTACTGGATAAATCTCGTTGATGGGCTGTTCACCGATAAAGAGGGACGCCTGCTTTCTCGCGATGAGCAACCGGTCAATCTGATTTTGCATGATCGCATTCGCATCAACAATCAGATTGTCTGGTACACTAGTCCGAAAGGTAAACGCCTGCTGCTTTCCAAAACGCTTTCGCCGTCATTCAATGAACAAGGGAAACTAACCGGCGTTGTTTCCATCACCCGCGACATCACCGAACAATATCGCGAGCAGGAACGCTTGCAACAAGCCGATAAATTGCGCGCCCTCGGACAACTGGCATCCGGCGTGGCGCACAATTTCAATAATGCCCTGGCGGCGGTCATCGGTTATTCACAACTCGCGGTTCGCAAAACCAATGACCCGGAAATTCAAGGTCATCTGCGGCTCATCGAACAATCTTCAAGAGATGCTGCGCGCATGGTTGAACGCATTCAAAATTTCGCCCGGTCGCGCGCCCAACAGGATGAATTCACCATCGCAAAAATCTCTGACATCGTGCGCGATGCCATAGACATCACGCGCCCGCGCTGGCGTTATGAAGCCGAAGCTCTCGGCTTAAATTATGGCGTATCGCTCGACTGGGAAATCAGCGAAGAGTTATTCGTTAAATGCGAGCCTTCGGAATTGCGCGAAGTTTTTATCAATCTCATTTTCAATGCGCTGGATGCCATGCCCGAAGGCGGCAGCATGAGCATTTCCGGCACGGTGAATGAAAATGACGTTACCATCAATTTTAAAGACACCGGCATCGGCATGAGCGAAGAAGTCAAGAATCGCATCTTTGACCCGTTCTTTACCACGAAAGGCGCTGCCGGTCTCGGCATGGGACTCAGCGAAAGCTATCGCATCGTCGAACGCCACAACGGTCATTTCACAGTTGAAAGTCAACCACACTACGGAACCACCTTTTCCATCATCCTGCCGCTTGCGATACTCCCGACCGTTGAGTCAATCAACAAACCGGCTGAGGCTCCGGCAGCGAAAAAGCATATCCTGGTCATTGATGATGAAGAGATTGTCCGCCGCGCCCTCTATTCCATTTTTGAAAATATGGGGCACGAAGTGGCGCAGGCAGCCGGGCGTGATGAAGCGTTGCAGTTGCTTGCCGGTTCTAAATTCGATTTCGTCATTACCGACCTTGCCATGCCGGATACCGACGGCATCGCCATCGCCAAGGAGATAAAAGCGCTCAACCCGGAAACCAAAGTGTTATTGATGAGCGGCTATAATCCCGACCGCGTTGAGGAGCGAATTAAAGAGGTCGGTTCGATTGACGGACGAATTGCCAAACCTTTCAAATTCGAGGAAATTCGCGTCATCATTCAAGACTTACTCAATTGCCATTAG